Genomic window (Paenibacillus sp. PK3_47):
AACTTCAAATGGTCAGGCGAATATGTGAAGCTGCGCGATGAAATCCGCCATATCCAGAACTATATTGAAGTCATGAACATCCGTTTCGATCATATCATTGGGCTGGAGCTGAATATCGAGAACGCCTACCTGGAACTGGAGGTGCTGAAAATGTCGCTGCAGCCCATCGTGGAGAACAGTGTAAAGCATGCCTGGAGCGCAGACCGTGAAGAACGGGCCGACCGGCTCATCCGGATCGATGTATATGAAGCAGAAGGGGACATCTTTATTGCGCTGCGCGACAATGGGTACGGGCTGACCCCGGAGCGTCTCAAGACACTGCATGAGGCCATCTATGCCAAAGAGGAGGAGTCTGCGGCAGAGGCTTCCGGGTCCGGTACCGGCGGCTTTAAGAGCGGCGGTATCGGCCTGAGGAATGTACATCAGCGTCTGCAGCTGTTTTACGGCGAGGCGTACGGGCTGGAAGTGCACAGTGAAGCAGGCCAATGGACAACTGTGCTGATCACGCTGCCGAAAGTTCTTTTGATGGGGGATAAACGGGCATGAAGAATCTGCTGATTGTAGACGATGAAAGAATGATCCGACAGGGGCTTAAGGCCATGATTGAGCGTGAATACCCGTCCCGGTACAATATTGCTCTGGCAAGCAACGGTGCGGAAGCCCTGGAGCTGTTCAGGCAGGAACGCAGGGATATTATTATTACGGACATCCGGATGCCGGTGATGGACGGTATGGCACTGCTGGAGAATCTTTCAAAGGAGTCGCTGCCCGGCGAGGGGCCTGCTGTGGTGATTCTGAGCGGCTTTGACGATTTTGAATATGCCAAAAATGCCATCCGCCACCGGGTGAAGGATTACCTGCTGAAGCCGATCCGCCGTGAGGAGCTGTTCGACATCCTGGAACGGATCAACGAAGAGTGGAAATCCAGAGAGAGCAGCGCCCGCAGGCTGGCTCAGGAGCAGGCCGGCTACCGCAGAGAATTGCGTGCAGCCCGGCTGGGCGGCCTGCTGATGCAGGAGGATGTCGAGCCGTCGCAGGAGCAGCTGGAAGAGCTGCACAAACTGGAACGGCCCTTTAGTGTAGGTGTACTCAATTATTATTATAACGACGGCACGCGCATGAAGCCTGGAGAGGTACAGGGTCTGATCGAAAGGCTGACCGGGCCCTTGGAACAGAAGTTTATGGAGATTTTGACGGATTGGGAAGGGAAGCTGGTGCTGGTTGCCGGCGGTAAGGAAAGCTTTCTGGAGCTTACGAAGCAGGCAGCCGCAAAGGATCTGAAGGGCCTGACCGCCGGGATCGGAAGAAGCACCGGGAATCCGGAGGATTTCCGCAGCAGCTATAAGGAAGCCTGCCGGGCGCTGCAGTATACCTTTCTGTCGCCCCAGGCAAATTTTGTGGACTATGAAAGTATCCGGGAAGGCAGGCTCAGCTTTGCTTCTCCCGAGAAGGAGCTGCATAAGCTGCTCAATATGCTGGGCACAGACCGCGAGAAGGAAATGAAGGCGCTGCTCGGCGTTATTTTTCAGACAGAGCATTTATCCGAGCTGGATTTGTCTTATCTGGAGAGTGTGGGCCGGAGCATTAATGAGCGGGTGCTTGATGAAATATTCCGTGTCCACGGGGAAGCTTCGGTAGAAGTGCTGAAATTGTACCGCACAGTCGGCAATCTGTATAATTTCCGCCATTTCCATGACTATTACCGGGCACTGGAGCATTTGCTCATCAGTGTGAACGATTATATTATAGGGTTAAGATCAGCCCATACCGAGCATGCGGACATGAGAAAAGCGCTGGACTATATCGAGGTAAATTATGCCCGTCCGCTGAATATGGCGATGGTAAGCAATCATGTCTCTCTTAACTATTCGTATTTCAGTGAGGCTTTTAAGGCATATACCGGCGAAAGCTTTGTCCTGTATCTCAAAAAGGTCCGCATCCGGCATGCCAAAACTCTGCTGGCAGAGAACCTTATCAAGCTGGGCGAAGTTTCCGAAGCCGTCGGCTTTGAGAACAGCAAACAGTTTACCCGCGTGTTCAAGGAGCTGGAGGGGATTTCTCCGGGCGAATACCGGGCGAAGCGCTTAATGGAGCAGGGATCCGGGCGGACCGGGGAGGACTCCTAGCAGCGGGGACGACGTATTTTGCTCAGGGAATGTGGTCTGTAACTATTGTGGAGGGTTTAGTATATGGAAGTATTGAAAGGGAATTTAATCACCATAGAGACGCTGGCAGCAGATTTCCTCAGGCTGGGTGTAAAGGAAGGGATGACTGTGCTGCTGCATTCCTCCTTCAAATCATTGGGGCAATTCGTAGTCGGCGGTCCCGCAGCGGTCATTCTGGCCCTGGAACAGGTGCTGGGAGAAGAGGGGACACTCGTGATGCCGACACAATCAGCGGATCTGTCCGATCCGGCGGGCTGGAGTAATCCTCCCGTGCCTGAGGAGTGGTGGCAGACGATCCGTGAGCAGACACCGGCTTATGATCCGGACATGACCCTGCTCCGGGGAATGGGCATCATTCCCGATACCTTCCGCAAGCAGAAGGGCGTCAAACGCAGCGGCCATCCGATCGACTCCTTTGCCGCCTGGGGCAGGCACCGGGATGAAATCATTGACGGCCACAGCCTGGACTATCCCTTTGGCGAAGCTTCACCGCTGGCCCGGATCTATGAACTGAACGGCAGTGTATTACTGCTGGGCGTAGATCATCTCAGCAACACATCCCTTCATCTCTCGGAGCACAGGGCGGATTATGCCGGAAAGCAGGAGATCACTTCCGGAGCGCCCATGATGGTGGACGGTGTCAGACAATGGGTGGAATTCAAAGATTACAACTGGAACTGTGATGATTTTGCCCAGCTTGCTGCGGATTTTCAGCAGAACACCGGACAAATTACATACGGCACTATAGCGGCAGCAGCTGCCCAGCTTATTCCGCAGCGGGAAATTGTCGATTATGGGACAGAGTGGCTGAAGCGGAACCGGAAGTAGTTAACGGATATTATGTTGGGGATCTATTAGGAAGGGGAGACGGGTGTGACAACAACGGTGTATCTTACACGGCACGGACAGACGGAATGGAATGTCCAGCACAGGATGCAGGGACATCAGGACTCGGCACTGACGCCTCTGGGTGTGCAGCAGGCACAGTGGCTGAACCGTGGATTGCAGGGGGAGGAGCTGGATGCCATCTACTCCAGCTCCAGTCCGCGGACGCTGAGGACGGCGGAGATTGTCCGCGGGGAACGGAACGTTCCCATAATTCCTTGCGATGAATTCAAAGAGATCTGCATGGGGGTCTGGGAAGGCTGCGATTCGGCGGAAATTGAGCAGAATGACGCGCAGCAGCATCATTATTTCTGGAAAGATCCCGGTAAGTTCCGCGTAGAGGGCAGCGAGTCCTTCGCAGAAGTCCAGGAACGGGCACTGGGCAGGCTCCGGGAAATAATAGAGCAGCACGAAGGGCAAACCGTACTCATTGTAACCCATACTGTGGTGATCAAAGTGCTTATGGCTTATTTTGAGCAGCGGGCCATGGATAAGCTGTGGGATCTGCCCTATATTTATCCGACCTGCCTGTGCAGGATTGATATTACAGACGGGGTGCCGGAGATTATACTGCATGGAGATACCAGTCATTATGAGGTCACTGAAGCCGGGATGGAGTCCTGAAAGTTTCGGTTTTTAACTTGCGGGCTAAAGAATACAATGCAGCAGACAGGCGGTGTCCGGTTAACGGGCATCGCCTGTCTGCATGATCGGAGGACGTTAAGGTCTGGATACAGAAGGCATAACCGGTCCGCTGCTCTGCAGCGTCCGGGCTTCGAGCACAGAGAGATCGCCGTCGAGCGCCTTCAGCCCGGGGAGGAGCAGTGCGAGTCCGGCGCATAACACCGGCAGCAGGCCTGCAGCCACGAACAGGGCCGGCACACCATAGAGCTCGGCCACGGCCCCGCCGGCAAATGCGCCAAAAGGCTGCAGGCTGCCGCCGATCAGAAAACGGATCGAGTTGACTCTCCCCTGCAGATTGCCGGGAACCAGCCGCCCGTGCAGGGAGGAGCTTAAGGAACCGAAGAAGGGGCCCAGCACTCCGGTTACAAACACAGCGAACAGGGCAAAGTGGAAGCTCGGGATCAGCCCCCACAGCGCTGTAGCCGTACCAATACCTGCAAGGCTGCCCAGCATAATCAGCCGCCGGCGCTTCATTTCACCGAGCAGAGAGATCACACCGAGTCCGCCTAAAGTGCCGAGTGCCGAGACAGTAGTCAGCGTGCCCATAGCCGCCGCGTCGCGGTGAAGTACCTCACGGACGTATGGCACCATCATGGTCCAGACTGCAATAGAGCTGAGGTTGCTGACCGCAGCCATGCCCATAATGGTAAGCATAGCCGGAAACTGCCTGTAGAAGGTAAAGCCTTCGGCAATTTCGCGCAAGTAAGCAGAGAGAGAGAAAGTGCCAGAGGCAGCCGCCGGCCGCGGCAGCTTAGGCAGATACAGCAGGGTCACAATGGCTGCCGTGTAGCAGATGGCATTTATGGCCAGCGCCGGCAGTGCACCGCTGGCGGCGGTCATGACGCCGGCGAGGGCCGGGCCGAGCAGGGCGGCTGCGCTCTTGCAGCCGTCGATGACGGCGAAGGCGCGCACCAGCTTGTGATTGCCGGTGATGCCGGGAATCACGGCCATTGCTGTGGGCAGGAACAGTGCCGCACAGGCTCCGCTGAGGCTGGCAGCAGCGAATAGATGCCACAGCTGCAGCTCTCCGGCGAGGCCCATGCCAAGCGGCAGGGCGATGGCGAGCAGGCGGATGGCCGCCAGGAAGGCCATGAAGCGCACACGCGGCAGCCGGTCTGACAGCGGTGAGCCGAGCAGCCGCAGCACCAGCTCCGGAATGCCGGCGCTTAGTGCCAGCGCGCCCATCGCCAGCTTGGAGCCGGTCAGCTCATAGACCAGCCACTCCATGGCCAGCAGTCCGAAGGCGTCCCCGAAAGCACTTAAAGAGATGGTGGACAGCAGTCCGTAATAACTGCGCTTTTGCATGATTTTCACTCCATTCATAGACATCTCTTCCCGGGTTGGCCCTGGATCAGGGTTAGGGAGAGAGGGGCACGGCGGATCATAAGGGACCGGAAGGGCTAAAACGAGATCAGGGACTAATGCGAGCATAGCTGGTGCAAATCAAGAGAGTTAGTGCGGCATCAGGAGGGGTGGCGTGAGATCAGGGCAGTTCATTTGAGGTCAGGCGAGCTGACCTACCCAACAGTAGAGTTACAACCAAATTGGGCAGCTCGCGCCATCACACCGTTTCACGCCATTACGCCAGCTCATGCTATCACGCTGGTTCACACCACCACACCAGCCTAAAGGTTTTCTTAGCTCTTTAGATAGGTTGCTATGCGTTCAGGCAGAACGGTCAGCGCCTCCGGGCGCAAACTGTACGAGCTGCTTTTGCCGTTGGTATGCACAATGACCAGACCTGCTGCCCGAAGCGCGATCAGATGATAATGGATGGTGCTTTTAGAAAGGCCCACGCCCTTGACGATTTCGGTGAAATTCAGCTGGCTTCCGGCAAGCAGGCGCAGAATGAACAGCCGCGTTTCATCCGACAGAGCCCGGGTAAGCCGCATCAGTGCGGGGGCAGGACGGCCCTCTTCTGGCGGAATAGCGTCGCAGGAGTAGGTAGTGAATACAAATTCCTCATACAGCGAGGAGGTCACTAAAGGACGGGAGTGATATTGCGGAATAAGAATGGCCTGCTTCAAGCCCTCCACAGGATATAACCGCATACCCTCTGTAGCCTGCTCATATACCTCCATGTCATTGCTTCCATCGAGTTGAGCCCGTCTGGAATCTGCCTCCTGCTGCAGCCCTGTCAAAATCCGGGGATCAATTCCGCTGAAATAACCGGCATTCCATTCACGGATAATTTCCGAGGCTGAGCTGCGCAGGTCGCTGAGATTTGAGGGGACAGAC
Coding sequences:
- a CDS encoding metalloregulator ArsR/SmtB family transcription factor encodes the protein MSYKVEVDFAPMYECITSLNAFLWKQNHNAMDAGKLWVREVQEQFAPRLLQKMREIMTMTGDFSLSPYIWSCPGERSVDGFLNWFDALSPGELYEIAGRFGQSVPSNLSDLRSSASEIIREWNAGYFSGIDPRILTGLQQEADSRRAQLDGSNDMEVYEQATEGMRLYPVEGLKQAILIPQYHSRPLVTSSLYEEFVFTTYSCDAIPPEEGRPAPALMRLTRALSDETRLFILRLLAGSQLNFTEIVKGVGLSKSTIHYHLIALRAAGLVIVHTNGKSSSYSLRPEALTVLPERIATYLKS
- a CDS encoding AAC(3) family N-acetyltransferase; the protein is MEVLKGNLITIETLAADFLRLGVKEGMTVLLHSSFKSLGQFVVGGPAAVILALEQVLGEEGTLVMPTQSADLSDPAGWSNPPVPEEWWQTIREQTPAYDPDMTLLRGMGIIPDTFRKQKGVKRSGHPIDSFAAWGRHRDEIIDGHSLDYPFGEASPLARIYELNGSVLLLGVDHLSNTSLHLSEHRADYAGKQEITSGAPMMVDGVRQWVEFKDYNWNCDDFAQLAADFQQNTGQITYGTIAAAAAQLIPQREIVDYGTEWLKRNRK
- a CDS encoding histidine phosphatase family protein; the protein is MTTTVYLTRHGQTEWNVQHRMQGHQDSALTPLGVQQAQWLNRGLQGEELDAIYSSSSPRTLRTAEIVRGERNVPIIPCDEFKEICMGVWEGCDSAEIEQNDAQQHHYFWKDPGKFRVEGSESFAEVQERALGRLREIIEQHEGQTVLIVTHTVVIKVLMAYFEQRAMDKLWDLPYIYPTCLCRIDITDGVPEIILHGDTSHYEVTEAGMES
- a CDS encoding response regulator, coding for MKNLLIVDDERMIRQGLKAMIEREYPSRYNIALASNGAEALELFRQERRDIIITDIRMPVMDGMALLENLSKESLPGEGPAVVILSGFDDFEYAKNAIRHRVKDYLLKPIRREELFDILERINEEWKSRESSARRLAQEQAGYRRELRAARLGGLLMQEDVEPSQEQLEELHKLERPFSVGVLNYYYNDGTRMKPGEVQGLIERLTGPLEQKFMEILTDWEGKLVLVAGGKESFLELTKQAAAKDLKGLTAGIGRSTGNPEDFRSSYKEACRALQYTFLSPQANFVDYESIREGRLSFASPEKELHKLLNMLGTDREKEMKALLGVIFQTEHLSELDLSYLESVGRSINERVLDEIFRVHGEASVEVLKLYRTVGNLYNFRHFHDYYRALEHLLISVNDYIIGLRSAHTEHADMRKALDYIEVNYARPLNMAMVSNHVSLNYSYFSEAFKAYTGESFVLYLKKVRIRHAKTLLAENLIKLGEVSEAVGFENSKQFTRVFKELEGISPGEYRAKRLMEQGSGRTGEDS
- a CDS encoding MFS transporter, whose translation is MQKRSYYGLLSTISLSAFGDAFGLLAMEWLVYELTGSKLAMGALALSAGIPELVLRLLGSPLSDRLPRVRFMAFLAAIRLLAIALPLGMGLAGELQLWHLFAAASLSGACAALFLPTAMAVIPGITGNHKLVRAFAVIDGCKSAAALLGPALAGVMTAASGALPALAINAICYTAAIVTLLYLPKLPRPAAASGTFSLSAYLREIAEGFTFYRQFPAMLTIMGMAAVSNLSSIAVWTMMVPYVREVLHRDAAAMGTLTTVSALGTLGGLGVISLLGEMKRRRLIMLGSLAGIGTATALWGLIPSFHFALFAVFVTGVLGPFFGSLSSSLHGRLVPGNLQGRVNSIRFLIGGSLQPFGAFAGGAVAELYGVPALFVAAGLLPVLCAGLALLLPGLKALDGDLSVLEARTLQSSGPVMPSVSRP